From Streptomyces sp. Edi4, one genomic window encodes:
- a CDS encoding alpha/beta hydrolase, whose product MTWLGYDAPQGLVSDATSDDYAYAGAPKLNAFLDGLQAAQGGSDKSHTTVIGHSYGSTVIGAAAMKHDLAADDVVTVGSPGVLVGSADELDVGKNHVWSEAARSDPVPFLGRDFLAGWKWGVNTWNGIPYDAGYIQSIPSDESFGAHRMDVDTSGHSDYWNQDSQSLKNQAWVVVGRYNRVEEDD is encoded by the coding sequence ATCACGTGGCTCGGCTATGACGCTCCGCAAGGACTCGTTTCTGATGCGACGTCCGACGACTACGCCTACGCCGGGGCCCCCAAGCTGAATGCTTTCCTGGACGGACTGCAAGCGGCCCAGGGCGGATCGGACAAGAGCCACACCACCGTCATCGGCCATAGTTACGGATCGACCGTGATTGGTGCCGCCGCGATGAAACACGATCTGGCAGCGGACGACGTCGTGACGGTCGGTAGTCCGGGAGTGCTCGTCGGCTCGGCCGACGAGCTCGATGTGGGTAAGAATCATGTGTGGTCCGAGGCCGCCAGATCCGATCCCGTCCCCTTCCTGGGCAGAGACTTTCTCGCGGGATGGAAGTGGGGCGTCAACACGTGGAACGGAATCCCTTACGACGCCGGGTACATCCAGTCGATCCCCTCTGACGAATCGTTCGGAGCGCATCGCATGGATGTCGACACGAGCGGGCACAGCGACTACTGGAACCAGGACTCGCAGTCGTTGAAGAATCAGGCATGGGTCGTAGTGGGCCGCTACAACCGCGTAGAGGAAGACGATTAG